One segment of Salmo trutta unplaced genomic scaffold, fSalTru1.1, whole genome shotgun sequence DNA contains the following:
- the LOC115187384 gene encoding uncharacterized protein LOC115187384, with product MKPVYLDARPSSSCHNMGFREKDHELKTFHSIEPIAAPMSFHGKVHLVMNTEIRSKDLVTQRPSYSLTVTIRPSDHQMDRLCVSLITLLCAVSSSQDGISAAEVELRVRPGDNITLYCDCNITTGVYIMWYRNCSHKYQPSLVISTYYVYQNLQDVSHIPNRFPGYNVVWNPYNNSYDLLIENITESDLGLYYCGTMETNLVGEGKLIKQKELYHYGNITTRISLETSPPEPSSSSPPPVDCGLCWMLLFSLCPVSALLSSLLSSTCVYSFCRTTAPTETQVSLNRTTTRGSDSREQTTVEEQRRPKKKKRVQNSDFSTYSAINTSRV from the exons ATGAAACCTGTTTACCTCGATGCTAGACCCTCCTCTTCCTGTCACAACATGGGTTTCAGAGAAAAGGACCACGAGCTGAAAACTTTCCACTCCATCGAACCAATCGCTGCTCCTATGTCCTTTCATGGTAAAGTACATCTAGTCATGAACACGGAAATACGCAGCAAAGACCTTGTTACTCAAAGACCCAGCTACTCTCTGACAgtcaccatcagaccatcagaccaccagatggacaggctgtgtgtttctctcatcACTCTCTTGT gtgctgtttcctccagtcagGATGGGATCTCTGCAGCGGAGGTGGAGCTGagagtcagaccaggagacaacaTCACTCTCTACTGTGACTGTAACATAACTACTGGAGTATACATTATGTGGTATAGGAACTGTTCTCACAAGTACCAGCCTTCTCTAGTTATTTCAACTTACTACGTTTACCAAAATCTTCAGGATGTTTCTCATATTCCCAACCGTTTCCCTGGATATAATGTGGTGTGGAACCCCTATAACAACTCCTATGATCTACTGATTGAGAACATCACTGAATCTGACCTGGGACTCTACTACTGTGGGACTATGGAGACTAACCTGGTTGGAGAAGGAAAACTAATTAAACAGAAAGAGTTGTACCACTATGGAAACATCACCACTAGGATTTCACTTG AAACCAGTCCTCCtgagccctcctcctcctcccctcctcctgtaGACTGTGGGCTGTGTTGGATGTTGCTGTTCAGTCTGTGTCCTgtgtctgctctcctctcctctctcctctcctccacctgtgTCTACTCCTTCTGCAGAACAACAG CTCCAACTGAAACTCAGGTTTCTCTGAACAGAACGACCACCAGGGGAAGTGACAGCAGAGAGCAGACTACAGTCGAA GAACAGAGGagaccaaagaagaagaagagagtcCAGAACTCTGACTTCAGTACCTActcagccatcaataccagcagagtgtga
- the LOC115187399 gene encoding uncharacterized protein LOC115187399 yields MDRLCVSLIAFLCAVSSSQDGISATEVELRVRPGDNITLYCDCNITTGVYTVWYRNCSHKYQPPLVFSTKFLSSISLPGYNVVWNPSNNSYDLLIENITESDLGLYYCGTMETNMVGEGKLIKQKELYHYGNITTRISLETSPPESSSSSPPPVDCGLCWMLLFSLCPVSALLSSLLSSACVYSFCRTTAPAETQVPLNRTTTRGSDSREQTTVEEQRRPKKKKRVQNSDFSTYSAINTSRV; encoded by the exons ATGGAcaggctgtgtgtctctctgattGCATTCTTAT gtgctgtttcctccagtcagGATGGGATCTCTGCAACAGAGGTGGAGCTGagagtcagaccaggagacaacaTCACTCTCTACTGTGACTGTAACATAACTACTGGAGTATACACTGTGTGGTATAGGAACTGTTCTCACAAGTACCAGCCTCCTCTAGTTTTTTCAACTAAGTTTTTAagttccatctctctacctggatATAATGTGGTGTGGAACCCCTCTAACAACTCCTATGATCTACTGATTGAGAACATCACTGAATCTGATCTGGGACTCTACTACTGTGGGACTATGGAGACTAACATGGTTGGAGAAGGAAAACTAATTAAACAGAAAGAGTTGTACCACTATGGAAACATCACCACTAGGATTTCACTTG AAACCAGTCCTCctgagtcctcctcctcctcccctcctcctgtaGACTGTGGTCTGTGTTGGATGTTGCTGTTCAGTCTGTGTCCTgtgtctgctctcctctcctctctcctctcctccgcctgTGTCTACTCCTTCTGCAGAACAACAG CTCCAGCTGAGACTCAGGTTCCTCTGAACAGAACCACCACCAGGGGAAGTGACAGCAGAGAGCAGACTACAGTCGAA GAACAGAGGagaccaaagaagaagaagagagtcCAGAACTCTGACTTCAGTACCTActcagccatcaataccagcagagtgtga